A window from Oncorhynchus mykiss isolate Arlee chromosome 9, USDA_OmykA_1.1, whole genome shotgun sequence encodes these proteins:
- the LOC110532123 gene encoding short-chain dehydrogenase/reductase 3, whose protein sequence is MWIVQLYSQKKASLYLKVVMELNNLGHALIFPFNILFCILKACFGLLLPSRRKDLRGEVVLITGGGRGIGRHLGKEFAKHGAKKVILWGRTERCLKETCEEISLTTGVECHYFLCDVANREEVYKQAKVVREKVGDVTILVNNAAVVHGKSLMDSDDDALMKTQHINTLGQFWTTKAFLPRILELCHGHVVCINSILSLSSIPGAIDYCTSKASSLAFMESLTLGLLDCPGVGCTTVLPFHTNTDMFQGMKVRFPQLFPPLNPELVAQRTVDAVRTNTPFVYLPWTMHALVILKSLLPQAALEEIHRFSGCYTCMDTFKGRT, encoded by the exons ATAGTCCAATTGTATTCTCAGAAAAAGGCATCTTTATACCTCAAAGTCGTAATGGAACTAAATAACTTGGGACACGCTTTGATTTTCCCGTTCAACATCCTCTTCTGCATATTAAAAGCATGCTTTGGGTTGTTGCTCCCGAGCAGACGGAAGGACCTACGTGGAGAGGTGGTGCTGATCACCGGCGGTGGACGGGGCATCGGTCGGCATTTGGGGAAAGAGTTCGCAAAACATGGAGCAAAAAAG GTGATCCTGTGGGGCCGCACTGAGAGGTGCCTGAAGGAGACCTGCGAGGAGATCTCTCTCACCACCGGCGTTGAGTGCCACTACTTCCTGTGTGACGTGGCCAATCGCGAGGAGGTGTACAAGCAGGCCAAGGTGGTCCGAGAGAAG GTAGGCGACGTCACCATTCTGGTGAATAATGCAGCAGTTGTTCATGGGAAGAGTCTGATGGACAGTGACGATGATGCCCTGATGAAGactcaacacatcaacacactggGCCAGTTCTGG accACCAAAGCTTTCCTACCCCGCATTCTGGAACTTTGCCATGGCCACGTGGTGTGCATCAACTCCATCCTGTCCCTGTCCTCCATCCCGGGGGCCATAGATTATTGCACCTCCAAGGCATCATCACTGGCCTTCATGGAGAGCCTGACCCTGGGCCTGCTGGACTGCCCAGGGGTGGGCTGCACCACCGTGCTCCCCTTCCACACCAACACAGACATGTTTCAGGGCATGAAAGTCAG ATTCCCTCAGCTCTTCCCACCGCTGAATCCTGAGCTGGTGGCCCAGCGGACGGTGGACGCCGTCCGGACCAACACGCCGTTCGTCTACTTACCATGGACCATGCACGCTCTCGTTATCCTCAAGAG CCTCCTGCCTCAGGCGGCCCTGGAGGAAATCCATCGCTTCTCAGGGTGCTACACCTGCATGGACACCTTCAAGGGACGGACATAG